The genomic stretch TTTTTGATGGTAGATGTTACCCACTTGGTGGGCTTGTAAGTTGTAACTATCCCACCCACGCCTACCAAATCGTAAGCACCAGCATTTGCTTTTACTATCTCCTTAAGCTCGGATTGCGCGTACCTGTGCCCGTTCCAATCTAAGATATCCACTTGGTGGCCTTTCTCTCTCAGTACCGAGCTCAGATACATTATGCCGCTAGGCACACAGTTAGGCTCGGCCCATTCTCGAACAATTGGGTTTATTAGGAGAACATCGCCCATGAACTTACTCTACATGTTGTTTTATTTTATCTTATCCCACGTGATGGGTTTGTATTGACTGATGTAAACCCTCGATTTTTTGCCAACCACCCTCTCCAAGTACTTGGGTTCAAGCCCGATTGCTGGCCTTAAAATAGTGAGCATTTCTTTTTGGATAACGATGCCTACGGGAATGTCCACTTTAGCGAATATGCTCCGCCTTGCCAGCTTACGGATTTCCTGCTCGGCTTTGACGGTTTTTTTTGTCGGTGTACCCATCATTTTTTCCACTGCCCTGATGCCCTTCACCATCGCTTTCAGTTCATTTGGTTCTATGGAATAGAAGTGGTCCGGCCCCCGTAGCTTCCTGCTGAGTGTGAAGTGCTTTTCAACTATTACTGCACCGAGAGCAACCGCTGCCAAGGGCGCGGCTATCCCAAGCGTGTGGTCCGAGTAGCCAACGGGGAGCTTGAACTCCTTTCGCAGGATGTTTATCGCGAGGAGGTTCGCATCCTCCTCCGCAACCGGGTAATTCGCCGTACAATGAAGCAGGACGATCCTCTCGTTTCCCGCCCGCTTAATCGTCAATATCGCTTCCCAGATCTCGCCCATGGTGGCCGCGCCAGTAGAAACTATCATCGGCTTTCTCTTCTTGGCCATGTATCTGATGAAAGGCAAGTTTGTCAATTCCCCGGACGCCACCTTGAAAGCGGGGACGCCAAGCCCATCAAGAAGGTCGACAGCTTCCTCATCGAATGGCGAGGATAAGAAAATCAGACCCCTCTTTTTCGCGTATCTCACAAGTTCGGGGTGCCACTCTCGGGGGAGCTCTATCCGCTTAAAAATTTCGTATGCCGATTCCTTCTCGCTCACTTTTTTCATGTAGCCGGCTTTCGGAGATATTTTCGCCACTAACTTATCCGCTAGAAATGTCTGGAATTTGACAGCATCTGCACCGGCATCCGCCGCTGCATCGATCAGACGCTTCGCCTGCCCGAGCTTGCGGTCATGGTTTGACCCAACCTCAGCAACTACGAACACGGGCTCGCCTTCGCCCACGAGCTTATCACCGATTTTCACCCTCGCGGTCATCATTTTAATCCTTCAACATGCGATTTGACACCGAAAAACTCCCTGTTAGAATTCCACTGCATCCTCAAGGTATGGGAAGCGAAGGATGAAATGGCTTATGCCCATCTCTTCGTATATTTTAATCTTTTCTTCAATCTCCTTTTGTGTTCCAACCAATCTGGGCTCAGCATAGTCCTCTAAGCTTTGTCCAGGCTTTAAAAATGCCCGAACTTTTTTCATC from Actinomycetota bacterium encodes the following:
- the neuB gene encoding N-acetylneuraminate synthase, translated to MMTARVKIGDKLVGEGEPVFVVAEVGSNHDRKLGQAKRLIDAAADAGADAVKFQTFLADKLVAKISPKAGYMKKVSEKESAYEIFKRIELPREWHPELVRYAKKRGLIFLSSPFDEEAVDLLDGLGVPAFKVASGELTNLPFIRYMAKKRKPMIVSTGAATMGEIWEAILTIKRAGNERIVLLHCTANYPVAEEDANLLAINILRKEFKLPVGYSDHTLGIAAPLAAVALGAVIVEKHFTLSRKLRGPDHFYSIEPNELKAMVKGIRAVEKMMGTPTKKTVKAEQEIRKLARRSIFAKVDIPVGIVIQKEMLTILRPAIGLEPKYLERVVGKKSRVYISQYKPITWDKIK